A single Lolium perenne isolate Kyuss_39 chromosome 6, Kyuss_2.0, whole genome shotgun sequence DNA region contains:
- the LOC127319535 gene encoding uncharacterized protein: MHTLGITENMLEPSRTTFHGIVPGLSCSPMGKVRFDVLFGGLDNCLVENILFEVVDLDNPYHALLGRPALGKLMASSHTAYTKMKISAPNGVITVVGNYKVSLDTASAGSCLAESVVIAEEKKRIQTAVVLAQSSQLNLAALSSPLGGMAFKPPKETNDIVMDPSYPERTICIVSGLSEA, from the coding sequence ATGCACACGCTCGGCATCACTGAAAACATGTTGGAGCCAAGCCGCACGACATTCCACGGCATAGTACCGGGCTTGTCCTGCTCCCCAATGGGAAAAGTCCGGTTTGATGTCCTGTTTGGTGGCCTGGATAACTGTCTGGTGGAGAATATTCTGTTCGAAGTGGTTGATCTGGACAACCCTTACCATGCCCTACTGGGAAGGCCGGCATTGGGAAAGTTAATGGCCTCTAGCCATACGGCATACACAAAGATGAAGATATCGGCACCCAACGGCGtcataactgtggtgggaaactacaaggtcTCGCTGGACACTGCTTCAGCCGGATCATGCTTGGCCGAATCAGTGGTCATAGCGGAAGAGAAGAAGAGGATCCAGACTGCTGTCGTGCTAGCACAATCATCCCAGTTGAACTTAGCGGCACTGAGCAGCCCGCTTGGCGGAATGGCATTCAAGCCACCAAAGGAGACAAACGATATTGTCATGGACCCGTCATACCCAGAGCGCACCATCTGCATCGTTTCCGGactgagtgaggcatag